A single region of the Variovorax paradoxus genome encodes:
- a CDS encoding amino acid ABC transporter permease, producing MEFDFGAVLVDWRLLAKGVAWTVGLTAIATLIGMAVGVACAWARASGPAWLRWLVGSYVELIRNTPFIVQLFFIFFGLPAAGVKLTPETASVIAMVLNLGAYATEIIRAGIEATPKGQIEAAVSLALNKVQVFTRVILPPALKKVWPAMVSQIIIVMLGSAVCGQISTEELSYAANLIQSRNFRAFEAFIVATLVYLALAVSLRRLLNWAGPKFFFGR from the coding sequence ATGGAATTCGACTTCGGTGCAGTTCTTGTCGATTGGCGGCTGCTCGCCAAGGGGGTGGCCTGGACGGTGGGCCTCACGGCCATTGCCACCCTCATCGGCATGGCCGTGGGCGTGGCCTGCGCCTGGGCGCGCGCCAGCGGGCCTGCGTGGCTTCGCTGGCTGGTCGGCAGCTATGTGGAGCTGATCCGCAACACGCCCTTCATCGTGCAGCTGTTCTTCATCTTCTTCGGGCTGCCCGCGGCGGGCGTCAAGCTCACGCCGGAGACGGCCTCCGTGATTGCGATGGTGCTGAACCTTGGCGCCTACGCCACCGAAATCATTCGCGCCGGCATCGAGGCCACGCCCAAGGGGCAGATCGAAGCGGCCGTGAGCCTGGCGCTCAACAAGGTGCAAGTGTTCACCCGCGTGATCCTGCCGCCGGCGCTCAAGAAGGTATGGCCCGCCATGGTGAGCCAGATCATCATCGTGATGCTGGGCTCCGCGGTGTGCGGACAGATTTCCACCGAAGAGCTGAGCTACGCGGCCAACCTCATCCAGAGCCGGAACTTCCGCGCATTCGAGGCCTTCATCGTCGCCACGCTGGTGTACCTGGCGTTGGCCGTGAGCCTGCGCCGGTTGCTCAACTGGGCCGGGCCAAAGTTCTTCTTCGGCCGCTGA
- a CDS encoding NAD(P)/FAD-dependent oxidoreductase, with amino-acid sequence MQTNNASTRPHVVIVGCGFGGLEAARRLDSADVDVTVIEKTNHHLFQPLLYQVATAGLAAPSIAAPVRTLFRKQPRITTLLGEVSAIDAAGRAVQLTNGSRVSYDHLIVAAGATHSYFGHDEWAPLAPGLKTLADAFEIRRRVLMSFEAAETATDPQRRRALLTFVVIGAGPTGVEMAGTLAEIAKHTLSGEFRHIDPGSAQVLLVEGGPRVLQAMPESLSQKALEQLEKLGVEVRLNARVTAIDGNGLEVQSGGGADGAPGTSYRIESSCVVWAAGVAASPLGRMLGEATGAECDRAGRIKVEPDLSLAGHPEISVVGDLAAAMSYAPGKPPKPVPGVSPGAKQMGRAAASNILRRIAGTPTVPFRYRDYGNLATIGRNSAVVDLGTPFGPLRFSGRLAWLFWLFAHAYFLIGFRNRIVVMMDWASAYWSFQRNARVVADVQGKSES; translated from the coding sequence ATGCAAACGAACAACGCCTCCACCCGCCCCCACGTCGTCATCGTCGGTTGCGGATTCGGCGGGCTCGAAGCTGCCCGCAGGCTCGACAGCGCCGACGTGGACGTGACGGTGATCGAAAAAACCAATCACCACCTGTTCCAGCCCCTGCTCTACCAGGTGGCAACCGCCGGGCTGGCCGCACCGTCGATTGCGGCGCCGGTGCGCACCCTGTTTCGCAAGCAGCCGCGCATCACCACGCTGCTCGGCGAAGTGAGCGCCATCGACGCGGCGGGCCGGGCGGTTCAGCTGACCAACGGCAGCCGGGTGAGCTACGACCACCTGATCGTCGCGGCCGGAGCCACCCACAGCTACTTCGGCCATGACGAATGGGCGCCCCTCGCGCCCGGCCTCAAGACGCTGGCCGACGCATTCGAGATCCGCCGCCGGGTGCTGATGTCGTTCGAGGCGGCCGAAACCGCCACCGATCCGCAGCGCCGCCGCGCGCTGCTGACCTTCGTGGTGATCGGTGCCGGGCCGACCGGCGTCGAAATGGCCGGCACCCTGGCCGAAATTGCCAAACACACGCTTTCCGGGGAGTTCCGCCACATCGATCCGGGCAGCGCGCAGGTGCTGCTGGTCGAAGGCGGCCCGCGCGTACTGCAGGCAATGCCCGAGAGCCTGAGCCAGAAAGCGCTGGAGCAGCTTGAAAAACTCGGCGTCGAGGTGCGGCTCAATGCGCGCGTGACCGCCATCGACGGCAACGGACTCGAAGTGCAGTCAGGCGGCGGCGCGGACGGCGCGCCGGGCACCAGCTACCGCATCGAGAGCAGTTGCGTGGTGTGGGCGGCCGGCGTTGCGGCCTCGCCGCTCGGCCGCATGCTGGGCGAAGCGACCGGCGCCGAATGCGACCGCGCGGGCCGCATCAAGGTCGAGCCCGACCTGAGCCTGGCCGGCCACCCTGAAATCAGCGTGGTCGGTGACCTTGCGGCCGCCATGAGCTACGCGCCCGGCAAGCCGCCCAAGCCCGTGCCGGGCGTGTCGCCCGGTGCCAAGCAGATGGGCCGCGCCGCCGCCTCGAACATTCTTCGCCGCATTGCCGGCACGCCCACAGTGCCCTTTCGCTACCGCGACTACGGCAACCTGGCGACCATCGGCCGCAACTCGGCAGTGGTCGACCTGGGCACGCCCTTCGGTCCGCTGCGCTTCAGCGGGCGGCTTGCATGGCTCTTCTGGCTGTTCGCGCACGCGTATTTCCTCATCGGCTTTCGCAACCGCATCGTCGTGATGATGGACTGGGCCAGCGCCTACTGGAGCTTCCAGCGCAACGCGCGCGTGGTGGCGGACGTGCAGGGCAAGAGCGAGTCGTAG
- a CDS encoding GntR family transcriptional regulator, producing the protein MSTSASEISARIVEAVMAQKLAPGSRLGEQQLAMLFDCSRTIVREALTRLAARGIVTVSARRGWFVIEPSQEEAREAFEARRVIELGLIRSTGSTGKIDKAALRQLKAHLQREKAALKESDVGNRSFLLGDFHVCLAECLGNTLLADTLRDFTARTTLIAMLYQSTHDAVQSCEDHVQIVAALERGDHAAAEALMAAHIGTVQSALRVQAPTDPLAQLRDALAPLQQNTAAKPRRRKAAASSPNDPDSSTYLGALL; encoded by the coding sequence ATGTCTACATCCGCATCCGAAATCAGTGCACGCATCGTCGAAGCGGTGATGGCGCAGAAGCTTGCGCCGGGTTCGCGCCTGGGCGAACAGCAGTTGGCCATGCTCTTCGATTGCAGCCGCACCATAGTGCGCGAAGCCCTCACCCGCCTGGCAGCGCGCGGCATCGTGACGGTGAGCGCACGGCGCGGCTGGTTCGTTATCGAGCCTTCGCAGGAAGAAGCGCGCGAAGCCTTCGAGGCACGCCGCGTCATCGAGCTTGGCCTGATCCGCAGTACGGGCAGCACTGGCAAGATCGACAAGGCCGCGCTGCGCCAGCTGAAGGCGCATCTTCAGCGTGAAAAGGCGGCGCTGAAGGAAAGCGACGTCGGCAACCGCAGCTTTCTTCTGGGCGACTTTCATGTGTGCCTGGCCGAATGCCTGGGCAACACGCTGCTGGCCGACACGCTGCGCGACTTCACCGCGCGCACCACGCTCATCGCCATGCTCTACCAAAGCACGCACGACGCGGTGCAGTCGTGCGAAGACCATGTGCAGATCGTTGCCGCACTCGAACGGGGCGACCACGCCGCCGCCGAAGCGCTGATGGCCGCGCACATAGGCACCGTGCAGTCCGCGCTGCGCGTGCAGGCGCCGACCGACCCGCTTGCGCAACTGCGCGACGCGCTGGCACCGCTGCAGCAGAACACCGCGGCCAAGCCAAGGCGGCGCAAGGCGGCCGCGTCTTCTCCCAATGATCCCGATTCTTCGACTTACCTAGGAGCCCTGCTATGA
- a CDS encoding amino acid ABC transporter ATP-binding protein, which translates to MAAVLETQTSAAPIVRVTALRKSYGANEVLKGIDLEVKRGEVIAIIGKSGSGKSTLLRCINGLEVFQEGSLTVDGKPLLHESAMAMRELRQRVGMIFQSFNLFPHLTVGKNVMLAPTLVKKRSSMEAASQARKLLDRVGLGEKFDAMPDQLSGGQQQRVAIARALAMEPAVLLCDEITSALDPELVGDVLRVVESLADEGMTLLMVTHEMSFARKVSDRLIFMHQGRVHEMGPPAELFGNPQTPELKQFLSSLHD; encoded by the coding sequence ATGGCCGCCGTGCTTGAAACCCAGACTTCCGCCGCGCCGATCGTGCGCGTGACCGCGCTGCGCAAATCGTACGGTGCCAACGAAGTGCTCAAGGGCATCGACCTTGAAGTGAAGCGCGGCGAGGTCATCGCCATCATCGGCAAGAGCGGCTCGGGCAAGAGCACGCTGCTGCGCTGCATCAACGGGCTCGAGGTGTTCCAGGAAGGCTCGCTCACGGTCGACGGCAAGCCCTTGCTGCACGAGAGCGCCATGGCCATGCGCGAGCTGCGCCAGCGTGTGGGCATGATCTTCCAGAGCTTCAACCTGTTTCCGCACCTCACCGTCGGCAAGAACGTGATGCTTGCGCCCACGCTGGTGAAAAAGCGCAGCAGCATGGAAGCGGCCTCGCAAGCGCGCAAGCTGCTCGACCGCGTGGGCCTGGGCGAAAAGTTCGACGCCATGCCCGACCAGCTTTCGGGCGGCCAGCAGCAGCGCGTGGCCATTGCACGCGCGCTGGCGATGGAGCCGGCTGTGTTGCTGTGCGACGAAATCACTTCCGCGCTCGACCCCGAGCTGGTCGGCGACGTGCTGCGCGTGGTGGAGTCGCTGGCCGATGAAGGAATGACGCTCCTGATGGTCACGCACGAGATGAGCTTTGCGCGCAAGGTGAGCGACCGCCTGATCTTCATGCACCAGGGCCGCGTGCACGAGATGGGGCCGCCGGCGGAGCTGTTCGGCAACCCGCAGACGCCCGAGCTGAAGCAGTTTCTCTCGTCGCTGCACGACTAA
- a CDS encoding amino acid ABC transporter permease: MVDFSLWDILRNLLMALRWTVVLSLIAFIGGGLVGGLLLFLRLRGGSIMNRAVGLYVQLFQGTPLLMQLFLAYFGIALFGVDVSAWTAASVALTLYTSAFLTEIWRGCVASIPKGQWEASGSLALSFAEQMRHVILPQAVKIAIAPTVGFLVQVIKGTALASVIGFVELTKAGSMISNATFQPFVVFSCVALLYFVLCFPVSLYAKNLERKSHGRRA, from the coding sequence ATGGTCGATTTTTCTCTCTGGGACATCCTGCGCAACCTGCTCATGGCGCTGCGCTGGACTGTCGTGTTGTCGCTTATCGCGTTCATCGGCGGCGGACTGGTGGGCGGCCTGCTGCTGTTCCTGCGCTTGCGCGGGGGCAGCATCATGAACCGCGCCGTCGGCTTGTACGTGCAGCTTTTCCAGGGCACGCCGCTGCTCATGCAGCTGTTTCTCGCCTACTTCGGCATTGCGCTGTTCGGTGTCGACGTGTCTGCGTGGACCGCGGCGAGCGTGGCGCTCACCCTCTACACCAGCGCCTTTCTCACTGAAATATGGCGCGGCTGCGTGGCCTCCATTCCCAAGGGCCAGTGGGAGGCCTCGGGCAGCCTGGCGCTGAGCTTTGCCGAGCAGATGCGCCACGTCATCCTGCCGCAAGCCGTAAAGATCGCCATTGCGCCGACGGTGGGCTTTCTGGTGCAGGTGATCAAGGGCACGGCGCTCGCCTCGGTGATCGGCTTCGTCGAACTCACCAAGGCCGGCAGCATGATTTCGAACGCCACCTTCCAGCCCTTTGTGGTGTTCAGCTGCGTGGCGCTGCTTTACTTTGTGCTGTGCTTCCCGGTAAGCCTGTACGCCAAGAACCTCGAGAGGAAATCCCATGGCCGCCGTGCTTGA
- a CDS encoding Bug family tripartite tricarboxylate transporter substrate binding protein: MAHPVRTAILAAFSIASFSAAAPALAAYPDKPIKVVIGFPAGGPLDQHARLLTDKLQAVLGQPLIVDYKPGAGGSVGADAVAKSPADGYTLMLANTGVAVINGALYSKLPYNTQRDFVPIARTAMQPLALLVTPKLPVQNLKQFVDYAKARPGQVNYGSAGNGGISHLVPEMFKTATGIFMVHIPYRGSAPAFADLMGGQVQFMAESIPQAANYHKQGKVRALAVTSRERNPALPDVPTVIESGVKGFEVVGFYGFFAPKDTPKDVVARLSDAFKQVLTSAEVRDRMVSQGADPAYLGSDDFARFLATETPRWDKAVKASGARMD; encoded by the coding sequence ATGGCCCATCCGGTCCGCACCGCAATCCTGGCGGCTTTTTCAATCGCGTCGTTCAGCGCGGCCGCCCCCGCCCTGGCCGCCTATCCCGACAAGCCGATCAAGGTGGTCATCGGCTTTCCGGCCGGTGGCCCGCTGGACCAGCATGCGCGCCTGTTGACCGACAAGCTGCAGGCCGTGCTGGGCCAGCCACTGATCGTCGACTACAAGCCCGGGGCGGGCGGATCGGTGGGCGCCGACGCGGTGGCCAAGAGCCCGGCCGATGGCTACACGCTCATGCTGGCCAATACCGGCGTGGCGGTGATCAACGGCGCGCTCTACAGCAAGCTGCCCTACAACACACAGCGCGACTTCGTGCCCATTGCCCGCACGGCGATGCAGCCGCTGGCCTTGCTGGTCACGCCCAAGCTGCCGGTGCAAAACCTCAAGCAGTTCGTCGACTACGCCAAGGCGCGGCCCGGGCAAGTCAACTACGGCTCGGCAGGCAATGGCGGCATCAGCCATCTGGTGCCAGAGATGTTCAAGACAGCGACGGGCATCTTCATGGTGCACATTCCGTACCGCGGTAGCGCCCCGGCATTTGCGGACCTGATGGGCGGGCAGGTGCAGTTCATGGCCGAATCGATTCCGCAGGCCGCCAACTATCACAAGCAGGGCAAGGTCCGCGCCCTGGCCGTGACCAGCCGCGAGCGCAACCCGGCCCTGCCCGACGTACCGACGGTCATCGAATCGGGGGTCAAGGGCTTCGAGGTGGTGGGCTTCTACGGCTTCTTCGCCCCGAAGGACACGCCCAAGGACGTGGTCGCCAGGTTGAGCGATGCATTCAAGCAGGTGCTGACCAGCGCAGAGGTGCGCGACCGCATGGTGAGCCAGGGGGCGGACCCGGCCTATCTGGGCAGCGACGACTTCGCGCGCTTTCTTGCCACCGAGACGCCGCGCTGGGACAAGGCGGTGAAGGCTTCGGGCGCTCGGATGGATTGA
- a CDS encoding OsmC family protein, with protein MAADKHASVHWEGAGKTGKGQISTETGALKDYPYGFASRFEDDKRGTNPEEIVGAAHAACFTMAFAFALEKEGFTATKVDTRAAVRLAKDGEGFKIDRIALELDATVPNLEEAKFQQIAAAAKAGCPLSKALASVPEITLKATLAG; from the coding sequence ATGGCAGCAGACAAGCACGCAAGCGTTCACTGGGAAGGCGCCGGCAAGACAGGCAAGGGCCAGATCAGCACCGAAACCGGCGCCCTCAAGGACTACCCCTACGGCTTCGCGAGCCGCTTCGAGGACGACAAGCGCGGCACCAATCCCGAGGAGATCGTGGGCGCGGCCCACGCGGCCTGCTTCACGATGGCCTTTGCCTTCGCGCTCGAGAAAGAAGGCTTCACGGCCACCAAGGTCGACACCAGGGCCGCGGTGCGGCTGGCCAAGGACGGCGAAGGCTTCAAGATCGACCGCATCGCGCTCGAGCTCGACGCCACCGTACCGAACCTGGAAGAAGCCAAGTTCCAGCAGATCGCAGCCGCCGCCAAGGCGGGCTGCCCGCTGTCGAAGGCGCTGGCCAGCGTGCCGGAGATCACGTTGAAGGCGACGCTCGCAGGCTAG
- the egtB gene encoding ergothioneine biosynthesis protein EgtB: MTLSRPIPQAASALRDKFREVRAASLALAAPLSAEDQCIQSMPDASPTKWHLAHTTWFFETVLLQPHVAGYRPFDVRFHYLFNSYYEALGPRHPRPQRGLLTRPSVDEVQAYRSHVDEAVLALLDRDIDEQDWAAIEPIVTLGLHHEQQHQELLLTDILHALSCNPLLPAYKPAAGPALRLAAVPPAMRWLPQAGGVVQVGHEGPQLGFAFDNETPRHAALLQPYAIADRLVNCGDYAQFIADGGYKRPELWLSDGWAAVQAQGWQHPAYWLPPDDPRLGPQQHQGGWQVFGLHGVRPMEADAPVSQLSFYEAAAYAEWAGARLPTEFEWEAAFDAPGILQMTGHVWQWTRSSYDPYPGFRPMPGIAAEYNGKFMVGQLVLRGGSVATPAGHTRPSYRNFFPPAARWQFSGLRLAKDV, encoded by the coding sequence ATGACGCTTTCCCGGCCGATCCCCCAGGCGGCGAGCGCATTGCGCGACAAGTTCCGCGAAGTGCGAGCTGCCAGCCTGGCGCTCGCCGCGCCGCTCTCCGCCGAAGACCAGTGCATCCAGTCGATGCCTGACGCTAGCCCGACCAAGTGGCATCTCGCGCACACCACGTGGTTTTTCGAGACCGTGCTGCTCCAGCCTCACGTCGCGGGCTACCGGCCCTTCGACGTGCGCTTTCACTATCTCTTCAACTCGTACTACGAGGCGCTCGGCCCGCGCCACCCGCGGCCGCAGCGGGGGCTGCTCACGCGACCTTCGGTGGACGAGGTGCAGGCCTATCGCAGCCACGTCGACGAGGCGGTGCTCGCCTTGCTCGACCGCGACATCGACGAGCAGGACTGGGCCGCCATCGAGCCCATCGTCACGCTGGGCCTCCATCACGAGCAACAGCACCAGGAACTGCTGCTCACCGACATTCTTCATGCCCTGTCATGCAACCCGCTGCTGCCCGCTTACAAGCCGGCGGCAGGCCCCGCATTGCGGCTGGCCGCGGTTCCGCCGGCCATGCGCTGGCTGCCGCAGGCGGGCGGGGTGGTCCAGGTCGGCCATGAAGGGCCGCAGCTGGGTTTTGCCTTCGACAACGAAACCCCGCGCCACGCCGCGCTGCTGCAGCCCTATGCCATTGCCGACCGGCTGGTGAACTGCGGCGACTACGCCCAGTTCATTGCCGATGGCGGCTACAAGCGGCCCGAACTCTGGCTTTCCGACGGCTGGGCCGCGGTGCAGGCGCAGGGGTGGCAGCATCCGGCCTACTGGCTCCCGCCCGACGATCCGCGGCTCGGCCCGCAGCAGCACCAGGGCGGCTGGCAGGTGTTCGGCCTGCACGGCGTGCGGCCCATGGAAGCCGATGCGCCCGTCTCGCAGTTGAGCTTCTATGAAGCCGCCGCGTATGCCGAATGGGCCGGCGCGCGGCTGCCCACCGAGTTCGAATGGGAGGCCGCCTTCGACGCGCCAGGCATCTTGCAGATGACGGGCCACGTCTGGCAGTGGACGCGTTCTTCGTACGACCCGTATCCCGGCTTCAGGCCCATGCCCGGCATTGCCGCCGAATACAACGGCAAGTTCATGGTGGGGCAATTGGTGTTGCGCGGTGGCAGCGTGGCCACCCCGGCTGGGCACACGCGGCCCAGCTACCGCAACTTTTTTCCGCCGGCGGCGCGCTGGCAGTTCTCGGGGCTACGGCTCGCGAAAGACGTCTGA
- a CDS encoding long-chain fatty acid--CoA ligase — protein MQQRPHHKFWPKRLPHSITVPATSLWHNLATSAARYPDKAALVFFGRVMSYREFADQVERLAGTLHALGVERGDRVVLNMQNCPQLVIAHFAILRANAVVVPVNPMNRAEELKHYIVDPDAKVAITTGDLAGELAKASNALPPEQQLDHLIVTQFTDAFDADASGDDAPAPAWKEWLTTRHPLPELAQGKAMAWTDALAAGHAAPEHVVGADDMALLPYTSGTTGLPKGCVHHHSSLMHNAVAGQLWGQATSEAVVLAVVPMFHITGVVSMMHTSILAAGTLVIMPRWDRDVAGRLISRWKVTSWTNIPTMVIDLMASPNFASYDLSSITHIGGGGAAMPQAVAQRLFEQYGLKYQEGYGLTETAAPSHTNPSDHPKQQCLGIPFMSTDARVVDPDTLAEMPIGESGEIIIHGPEVFQGYWKRPDATKAAFVEFEGKRFFRSGDMGRMDEDGYFFITDRLKRMINASGFKVWPAEVELLMFRHPAIQEACVISTRDNYRGESVKAVVVLRATHKNTTEQEIIDWCRENMAVYKIPRKVQFVDALPKSGSGKVMWRLLQEDENETAA, from the coding sequence ATGCAACAACGCCCGCACCACAAGTTCTGGCCCAAGCGCCTTCCGCATTCGATCACCGTTCCCGCTACCTCGCTGTGGCACAACCTTGCGACCTCGGCCGCGCGTTACCCCGACAAGGCCGCGCTCGTGTTCTTCGGCCGGGTGATGAGCTACCGCGAATTCGCCGATCAGGTCGAACGGCTGGCGGGCACGTTGCATGCCTTGGGCGTGGAGCGCGGCGACCGCGTGGTGCTGAACATGCAGAACTGCCCGCAGCTCGTGATCGCCCATTTCGCGATCCTGCGCGCCAACGCCGTGGTGGTGCCGGTCAACCCGATGAACCGGGCCGAAGAACTCAAGCACTACATCGTCGACCCCGATGCGAAGGTGGCCATCACCACCGGCGACCTGGCCGGCGAGCTGGCCAAGGCCAGCAACGCGCTGCCGCCGGAGCAGCAGCTCGACCACCTCATCGTGACCCAGTTCACCGATGCCTTCGACGCCGACGCAAGCGGCGACGACGCGCCCGCGCCGGCATGGAAAGAATGGCTCACCACGCGGCATCCGTTGCCCGAACTGGCGCAAGGCAAGGCAATGGCCTGGACCGATGCGCTGGCAGCCGGCCATGCCGCCCCCGAGCATGTGGTGGGCGCCGACGACATGGCACTGCTGCCCTACACCAGCGGCACCACCGGCCTTCCCAAGGGATGCGTGCACCACCATTCCAGCCTCATGCACAACGCGGTGGCCGGCCAGCTCTGGGGCCAGGCCACCTCCGAAGCGGTGGTGCTGGCTGTGGTGCCCATGTTTCACATTACCGGCGTGGTGAGCATGATGCACACCTCCATCCTTGCGGCGGGCACGCTGGTCATCATGCCGCGCTGGGACCGCGACGTGGCCGGCCGGCTCATCTCGCGCTGGAAGGTGACCAGCTGGACCAATATCCCGACCATGGTGATCGACCTGATGGCCAGCCCGAACTTCGCGAGCTACGACCTGTCGAGCATCACGCACATCGGCGGCGGCGGCGCCGCCATGCCGCAGGCGGTGGCGCAGCGCCTGTTCGAACAATATGGCCTCAAGTACCAGGAGGGCTACGGTCTCACCGAAACCGCGGCGCCGTCGCACACCAATCCGTCGGACCATCCCAAGCAGCAGTGCCTGGGCATTCCCTTCATGAGCACCGACGCGCGCGTGGTCGACCCCGACACGCTGGCCGAAATGCCCATCGGCGAATCGGGCGAGATCATCATCCACGGCCCCGAGGTGTTCCAGGGCTACTGGAAACGGCCTGACGCGACGAAGGCCGCATTTGTCGAATTCGAGGGCAAGCGCTTCTTCCGCTCGGGCGACATGGGGCGCATGGACGAGGACGGGTATTTCTTCATCACCGACCGGCTCAAGCGCATGATCAACGCGAGCGGCTTCAAGGTGTGGCCCGCCGAGGTCGAGCTGCTGATGTTCCGCCACCCCGCCATCCAGGAGGCCTGCGTCATCTCCACCAGGGACAACTACCGCGGCGAATCGGTCAAGGCCGTGGTGGTGCTGCGCGCCACGCACAAGAACACCACCGAGCAGGAAATCATCGACTGGTGCCGCGAGAACATGGCCGTCTACAAGATTCCGCGCAAGGTGCAGTTCGTCGACGCGCTGCCCAAGAGCGGCAGCGGCAAGGTGATGTGGCGGCTGCTGCAGGAAGACGAGAACGAGACTGCTGCGTAA
- a CDS encoding thermonuclease family protein, whose product MRLRSLAAVCLALLPLLSPQSSHAAPPRTCLVVGISDGDTLTARCGRFGSYEEVKVRIAAIDAPERAQPYGQRSRQALSRLCYFEQAVITERDIDRYGRTVADVNCDGQDAGTRMVAEGWAWVYDFNGIATRRGGGLFKLQESARAQRLGLWAGAKPTAPWDWRRRQRENASSNDFLF is encoded by the coding sequence ATGCGTTTGCGTTCGCTTGCCGCCGTTTGCCTCGCGCTCCTGCCCCTGCTTTCGCCCCAGTCATCGCATGCGGCCCCGCCGCGAACCTGCCTCGTCGTAGGCATCAGCGACGGCGACACACTCACCGCCCGCTGCGGGCGCTTTGGCTCCTACGAGGAAGTGAAGGTGCGCATTGCCGCGATCGACGCACCGGAACGGGCCCAGCCCTACGGACAGCGCAGCAGGCAGGCGTTGAGCCGCCTGTGCTACTTCGAGCAGGCCGTGATCACCGAACGCGACATCGACCGCTACGGCCGCACGGTGGCCGACGTGAACTGCGACGGGCAGGACGCCGGAACGAGGATGGTGGCCGAAGGGTGGGCATGGGTGTACGACTTCAACGGCATCGCCACTCGGCGCGGCGGCGGCCTGTTCAAGCTGCAGGAGAGCGCCCGTGCGCAACGCCTGGGGCTGTGGGCCGGCGCCAAGCCGACAGCGCCGTGGGATTGGCGGCGGCGCCAGCGCGAGAACGCATCGTCGAACGACTTTCTGTTCTGA
- a CDS encoding transporter substrate-binding domain-containing protein: MTFSSSKRHLALALASVAMLAAAGTAQAQNALDNVLKAKTIKIAVPTDYPPYGSVDKNMKPQGLDVEMAELIAAKLGVKVELVPVTSANRIPYLQTRKADLVISTLGKNAEREKVIEFSSAYAPFFQAVYAAKSMKLTSFADMAGKTVAVTRGAMEDQELNKVAPPNVDYRRFEDNNATIAAFVAGQTHTLATSAAVAGDMLAKNPKVSAEFKLLLKDSPCFIGVAKGETALKTKVNEIIAAAKKDGTLDTMSKKWLGKAAGDLPV; the protein is encoded by the coding sequence ATGACTTTCTCTTCGTCCAAACGCCACCTCGCGCTTGCGCTTGCTTCCGTTGCCATGCTGGCCGCAGCCGGCACCGCCCAAGCCCAGAACGCCCTGGACAACGTGCTGAAGGCCAAGACCATCAAGATCGCTGTGCCGACGGACTATCCGCCGTACGGCTCGGTCGACAAGAACATGAAGCCCCAGGGCCTGGACGTTGAAATGGCCGAGCTCATTGCCGCCAAGCTGGGCGTGAAGGTCGAGCTGGTGCCCGTGACCAGCGCCAACCGCATTCCCTACCTGCAGACCCGCAAGGCCGACCTCGTGATTTCCACGCTCGGCAAGAACGCCGAGCGCGAGAAGGTCATCGAGTTCTCTTCCGCCTACGCCCCGTTCTTCCAGGCCGTGTATGCGGCCAAGAGCATGAAGCTCACCAGCTTTGCCGACATGGCTGGCAAGACCGTGGCCGTGACGCGCGGTGCAATGGAAGACCAGGAACTGAACAAGGTGGCGCCGCCGAATGTCGACTACCGCCGCTTCGAGGACAACAACGCGACCATCGCCGCCTTCGTGGCCGGCCAGACGCACACCCTTGCAACCAGCGCGGCCGTGGCGGGCGACATGCTCGCCAAGAACCCGAAGGTGAGCGCTGAATTCAAGCTGCTGCTGAAAGACAGCCCCTGCTTCATCGGCGTTGCCAAGGGCGAAACCGCATTGAAGACCAAGGTCAACGAGATCATTGCCGCCGCCAAGAAGGACGGCACGCTGGACACCATGTCCAAGAAGTGGCTGGGCAAGGCAGCCGGCGACCTGCCCGTCTGA